The genomic DNA CGACCGCGTGGTCGAGGGCCAGGGTCGCTGGGACGACAACATCGCCCACCCGCTGGCCGTGGCCGACGCCGTCGACACCCGCGGTATCGTCCGCTACTACGACAACAACAACTTCTACCGCGAGCCGGTGGTCACCGACGACCTCGCAGCCAGCGGTGACGTGGCGGCCGAACTCGACGCCGCGGCCGACCTGCTCGGCGAGGCGGACGGCAGCCTGCAGGCCGTCCTGCCGGGACCGTACTCGCTGGCCGACCTCGCGACGGACGAGCACTACGGCGACGAGGCCGCGTTCCTCGAGGCCGTCGCCGACTTCCTCGTCGCCGAGGTCGAGCAGTTCCCGGCCGTGGAGACGCTGTTCCTCCTGGAGCCCTCGCTCGTCGAGAACCCGCCCGAGGACGGCGTCGACGAGCGGGCCAGCGCCGCTATCGACCGCGTGGCCGCGGCGACCGACGCGGACGTGGTCTGCCACACCTACTGGGGCGCCGTTCCGGAGAAGGCGTACGCCCACCTGATGGACGCCGACCTCGACGCCGTCGGCTTCGACTTCGTGAGCGACCACGAGGCGAACCTCTACAACATCACGGAGTACGGAACGAAGGACGACATCGCGCTCGGTCTCGTCGACGGACAGAACACCCGTGTCGAGTCCGTAGAGACGGTCCGCGACCGCGTCGAGTGGGTGAACGAGCAGGTCCCCTCGCAGTCGTTCGAGACGACGTACCTCTCCGCGAACACGGAGCTGTTCTACCTGCCCGTGAACCGTGCCCGCGAGAAGCTGGCCGTGCTCGCGCGTGCCGCCGCCGAGGAAGAGGAGGTGACAGCATGAGCGACTGGCCCGAGGTCGGCGAGGGCAGCGGAGACGCACGCAGCAGTGCGCCCACGCCCGCCCCCGATGGTGGCGTCGACGTGCGCGAGCAGTTCCGCCCCGACGACCACCCGACCGATCACTTCCTCCTGACGACCGTGGTCGGTTCCTACCCCAAACCCAAGTGGCTCAACCGCTCGCAGGACCTCGTCGACGACGAGGAGTACGACTTCGACGAGGAGCACCTCCACGAGGCCCACGACGACGCCGCGCGGCTCATCACGAACGAGCACGAGCGCGCGGGGCTGGACGTGGTCTGTGACGGCGAGATGCGGCGCAACGAGATGGTGGAGTACTTCGCCCACCGCATCGACGGCTACGAGTTCAACGGTCCCGTCAAGGTCTGGGGCCACAACTACTTCGACAAGCCCTCCGTCGTGGACGAGGTCACCTACGGCGAGCAGTGGCTGGTCGAGGAGTTCGAGTTCACCAGCGGCGTCGCCTCGCGCCCGGTGAAGGTCCCCATCACGGGGCCGTACACGCTCGCGAACTGGTCGTTCAACGAGCACTACGACGACGAGGAGGAGCTGGCCTACGAGCTGGCCGACCTCGTCAACGAGGAGATCGAGGCGCTGGTCGACGCGGGTGCGCGCTACATCCAGATCGACGAGCCCGCGCTCGCGACGACCCCGGACGACCACGCAATCGTCGGCGAGTGTCTCGAGCGTATCGTCGACGACGTGCCCGCCGACGTCCGACTCGGCCTCCACGTCTGCTACGGCGACTACTCGCGCATCTACCCGGAGATCCTCGACTTCCCGGTCCACGAGTTCGACCTCGAACTCGCCAACGGCGACTACGAGCAGGTCCCGGTCTTCCAGGACCCCGAGTTCACCAAGGACCTCGCGCT from Haloglomus litoreum includes the following:
- a CDS encoding 5-methyltetrahydropteroyltriglutamate--homocysteine methyltransferase, translating into MTELVATTPGLLPLPDWAKEELSDLKGHQKSDLIDGTEGADVTEAYDRVRAEELDWQTEAALDRVVEGQGRWDDNIAHPLAVADAVDTRGIVRYYDNNNFYREPVVTDDLAASGDVAAELDAAADLLGEADGSLQAVLPGPYSLADLATDEHYGDEAAFLEAVADFLVAEVEQFPAVETLFLLEPSLVENPPEDGVDERASAAIDRVAAATDADVVCHTYWGAVPEKAYAHLMDADLDAVGFDFVSDHEANLYNITEYGTKDDIALGLVDGQNTRVESVETVRDRVEWVNEQVPSQSFETTYLSANTELFYLPVNRAREKLAVLARAAAEEEEVTA
- a CDS encoding methionine synthase; the encoded protein is MSDWPEVGEGSGDARSSAPTPAPDGGVDVREQFRPDDHPTDHFLLTTVVGSYPKPKWLNRSQDLVDDEEYDFDEEHLHEAHDDAARLITNEHERAGLDVVCDGEMRRNEMVEYFAHRIDGYEFNGPVKVWGHNYFDKPSVVDEVTYGEQWLVEEFEFTSGVASRPVKVPITGPYTLANWSFNEHYDDEEELAYELADLVNEEIEALVDAGARYIQIDEPALATTPDDHAIVGECLERIVDDVPADVRLGLHVCYGDYSRIYPEILDFPVHEFDLELANGDYEQVPVFQDPEFTKDLALGVVDAHTAEVEPVEVIKENIKKGFEIVPPERLTISPDCGLKLLPREIAYGKMENMVQAAREVEAELDSGEIDVGFAAPPADD